The Tripterygium wilfordii isolate XIE 37 chromosome 23, ASM1340144v1, whole genome shotgun sequence genomic sequence AGCATTGGATTACATTGGTTCTTCAATGGATGAAGATATCTTTGATTATCAATATTTTGTATGAGTATTATGTTTTCGAAGTAGTGTGGGATGATTCAGTTTCGGTTCTCTTTATTCCTAGTCCTCCACTTCAAATGGTGCTTCTTGTTCTACAAATACTGTGGTCTGTGAATTATGAGATACTTGGCTTGTAAGGGCTCAAGCTTGAACTGGCAATTTCCATttgaaatatgtaaaatattttgACTCATATCCTGTCTGGATTGGCAACTAAGTTGATTGATGAATTTCCAGTACATCAGTACATCAAAAGGCGGGATTAATATAGTGTCTTTGGATATGAATTCAATGTACTTCTCTTGGGAAAGGTTTGTGCCATGTGTCGTTCTTTTCTGATGATGAAACTTCATAAAAAAGCTACCGTCAAGTAAGTTGAAAGCAAAGTTATCTTCAAGACAGAGTCCATTGCATCTTGAGAGAATGGATTCATCAAAAGAGCTTGCCTATATCTTAAGCCAAGTAGAAGTCAGGCGAGCCTTTATGCACTGGTAAGGTTGCGTAATTGCAAATAAGTCGTTAAATCATGGAAGTAGCCCCCTCATGTTTCAAGGTACATCTGCATACATTTGCCCCCAGAGCCTATTGTGGCAATATCCTTGCACATTGGATGTGATCACAAATCAAGTAGAACATAGGGTCCCTCCCCTTTGAAGCCTGTCTATTCCCTTCTTCCAAGCTAATTAAGCATAATGGAAGGAGGAACTATTacctcacaaaaaaaaaaaggaactaaCATGATGCTTCAAGTAGCTTTTTGagatatattataattaatatacAGAATGGTAGAAAATCTGGAGGTCATAGAATTATTAACTTGAACATATTCCTAATGTTTGTATCGAGTTTAATTGATTGATGAGTTTGGCAAAGTGATCTCTCTATTAAGTGTGTTTTTGTCATTTCGGTTTCATCATTTGCTATTCTTTTTCCATGAGTTTGCATAAATCTTTAATTGCTAAGTCAATAGCAGAAGAAAGACAAAATTCATATTCCaaatatattcttaatttattaaagctTACATGTGCAGGTATCTGAAGCTTCTGTTAGTAGAAACCGCAGTACTATTATTGTCCCTGCAGGAAACACCCGGGATGAAGGGTGGGCAGCATTCAGGAATATTTTGGCTGAGATTAATGAAGCAGCTAGGCTGTTCATGTTGCCCAAGCAGGTGGTTGTGCTACTGCATAAACTTTTTGTTCATTATTTTCCTcccaaaaaaatctgaaaaacacatttgttttcACAACTTCTCGCTAaacgtttcttcttcttcttctttttccctttctacataattttttttttcgggcCAAAACAGCAAAGCTCTGAAGCATCAGAACGTCTTGTTGGCCTTTCTGATGATGTAGGGGCTGGCTTCATACCTGGTCACTGTAGCCAACCTGCTTCATCTTCTGAACTGGACGTGGACAGGCCAGTTGAGTTGCCTGCTCATGATGAAACAGAGCTTTCAAAAGTAATTAGGGTTGATCAGAAGAGATTCTTCTTTGACCTTGGGAGCAACAACAGAGGTCATTTCTTGAGGATTTCAGAGGCGAGTTCTGAAAAGATATTCTATTTTGAGTCCTAAAGATGACCAAGTAAAATGACTGAacattttttagaaatttttgTTGACGTAACTCTTACTTGTGTAATGTTGGCCTGATATGCAGGTTGCAGGCACTGATCGGTCCTCTATCATTCTCCCGCTTTCAGGGCTGAAGCAACTTCATGAAACAATTGGTCATTTTGTGGAGATAACCAAAGATAGAATGGAAGGAATGACAGGTGCAAATGTTAGGACAGTGGATCTTCCTCAAAGATGATTTCTGATGATGAGTTTGGTCACGAAACAAATAATTCCATTTCCACCAAGGTGGTCTTGGAGCTACAAGATAGGTGTTTGGTTAGGGGCGCAATTGTTCCCAGCGGTgttaaccttttcttttttctttttctcgcTTTTCCTAATTCTGTCAATTCTATTCTGAAAATAAACCGAATTCTCTGTTTGATGAACAGAAATTTTCGGGGAGTACTTGCCAGTGTATTGTCATGTAGGGAATAACTAATGGCACAAAAAAAAGGCATGTAACTGTCAGTTTGATAGTGTGGCACCCGCATAAGATTTTCAATAATGTGCATTTCTGATGCTGTTGTTCGGTCTCTGTCACGGACAGTTTTCGAAGTGATTGTCTGTCCAGCTTCGCACCTTGTACTCGAGGTTCTTGTGGTTGTAACTATGACTTTTTAGTGTATGGCACTGCTGGTGGCTTGTTGGTTGGTCCATGTGCTAAATCATTGATATTCTGAAGAGAAAAGATCCACTTTGTGGACTACACTACTTGTCTAATTTTAGATGGCTTAATTTAtgaatttattaattttgttgcttgtttacAGCAATCATGCAGAGTATCAAAGATTGCCATCTTCCTTACTGCATTTGCAGAGGTGCCTGCTGCTGAGGTAAGTTGTTGGTAAGAAACAGTTGCTTTTGCTAAGAGGGGTTGGTGATCATTAGTCATGCATACTTAAGGGATGAACTTCatatattgttatcttttgATTTGAATGTTACGACTCGAGAAAATTAATATCAGATAGCTACTTGCATATTTGTGATGTGTACATCTTTGAATGTCATTATCTTTTGTTTGACTTTTGGGACACCTATCTGCAGATTTTCatatattgttatcttttgTTAGATTTTTGGGACACCTatctgcagttttttttttttcaggaaatTAAATTTCTCAACTGGGAACAAtgacttttttcttttgcatccttttatatatttatatgttcttTGTTTCCATGACTTATTGTCATACTGTCAATAGTGAAATACTTGGAGGTACAGGGGAATAGGTATGGCAAATGAAGTCCCTCCAGATTTTTTTTATGACGGGAAATCGTTTCTAATCCCGTCAAATTAGTGTCACAGTTCAATCGTTTTTAATTCCTTCAAATTAGTGTCatagttctttttttcttcagagCACAAATTAGTGTCGTGGTTGTTTGGTCTCATGTCACTTCTTCCGTTACCATATAGGTGAACTGACAGCCAATTACTTTATAGTTACTTGGAACCAGAAGCTTAGGAGAGTATAAGAAGATGAATGTGACTTAGTAGAGCATAGATTACAAGGTCAATTCTTGTGATCTTTGTCTTAAATCTCGTcattacccaaaaaaagaacTCAAAATTTCCCCTGGTCGTACTGCTACTCCATCATAGTTGATTGAATTCAAGTCTAAATTTCCGTAGTTTTAAGTTTCAACATTGTACGTTTCTTATCTACCTACAACTTAAGGAAATTCTTAATTCTACATTTGATTACATCAGAATCAGGGGGTTTGAAAGTTTGAACAGAGGATTAGTAGGACTTGTGTACACCTGTCTCGTGAAGAAAATAGTGAAGCAATATGTCTTTGTCAAATACTCCTTTTCATTCTTAGTATTCGAAAATAAAGTTGAAAAAGATATTGTCTAAAGTTGACTCGTGAAAATCAAATCCTCTCCTTATCAATTGAGTAATAAACAGAGAAACGATGACACTTAGAAAGGGATATCTATACACAAACATAGCTTCCATACAAAGCCCTGAAAGAGATCCTTGAACTCTAGGGGACCCCAGAAAATAAAAACCCATAACAAAAGGAGAGTAGAGAAGGCTAGGGCTTATACAAAAAGGATGGGAAGTGGGGATCAAGTCCCACTGTTCCAGAGTGGTCACAGCAATGCTGATAGGAACCATTCAAGAGGATTGTCTGCCTGACACTGGCTCTATGGAGAACAAAAATGGGTGAAAAAAATTATGGTTTTCACTTGTGGGGTTTCTGTTCTGCCtctgcatgcatgcatgcatctaTAGTCTGTATATGTAGATTGTTAGTCCTCATTTTGCCCTATCAAATCTTTAGCTGAAAAAGCTTCCTGTCCTACCAccacttttattttattttttcgcaGTTCACACTTCACACAGAAAGATAGGCAGGGGTCCTCAATTTAAAGTTCCATTCCGCTCCCCTTACATTGGAAAGGTAAACAATCCCatctttatttcattttcttagttTGAATCATTAAGTCAAGAGTGTGCATTTGGGTTTATGAATTAAGAGAGGAGGATGTAGAAGATGTGCACAGCCCAGGTCACAGGTCCCAGGTCACAGGTCAGGGGGTGGACCATGCCCTTATTGAGTGATGATGGCTAGTGCCCACTTACCCAGATCGAGTCTTTGATTTCTTAAAAGAATTTAGGACCACATTCCTCTGTCATATTCAGGCAAACCCATATCAAGCACAAAAGTTTCCTTGTCTTCCTTTTCAATGTGCATACCACTTAGACAATTATTTAGTCCTTGCCTGCTTTTCAGCATCTTCTGAGTTGTGAGTTGTTTAGCCATGGTGGGGATACGATAACTATAGGCCTTGGTCTATGATGGGCCAAGTAAACAGGTCTTCTGCACTGTGCACGAAAAGGAGTGTGAGGGTTACGGGCTCTCAGCATTAGAAATCACAGCAGTTTAGTTTTTTCTacaattctaattttttttcccgcAGTTCTAAGACGTCCAGTGTGTGGtccacataattttttaaatttgataaacaTATTGGACGTGGACATGGGATTTTGTACTGAATTGTTAAAATGTTAGAATTGGCTAAAATTCACTAGATGAAATGTCCCAATAGTGTCCTTATGTTTTAAGTCATTAATTTCACATGTTCATAGtcaagcaaaagaaaattgTGGTTGGTGCTTTGATGTAATAGGCTAATAGCTAGCTCACACAGCACATTTAGTTTATATTCTTAGTTAGCAAAGTCATAATTTAATTCAATGGTCAATTTGCATACATCACACccactcacacacacatatatacatacatacatattcaTGCAATAATTCAGCTGTGAAGGAATATCAGTTGGAGAATGAAAATGGGGGGGGTTCTTGTTGACCTCTATATTGAATGTCCTCCATTAATTTCAGGACCCCCCCTAAGAGGGTAGTTCCACTCTCTCCTAAGGAAGCTATTAAACAGTCTATTTCTATATATCTCGAAGGCCCCTCACTTGATAAAGATATCTATACAATGATGAATTATGAAGCATaatctaaaaaaaagaaaagaaaatattggtGGTACCAAAAGAATatctttacatttttttaaccGACTATTTGTGCATataaaaatttctcacttgacgaTAAGGTAAGTTGAGTCATACCGAGCGCATGGATCAAACCAATACGTAAGTGCTGATGACAAGACAAGTTGTGTTAGAATTTGCAGTGAGACTCTTCAATCTGGGAGACTTAATCTACTTAGAATAAAAGATGATAATGATGTGTAGTGCCACAAACCTTATCCTAATAAtcagtttttttctttcaacaaaTGATATCTCAACTAAATACACACTAAATCTAGCTACTATGACCTAAAAAAAGATAACTACATATAAAATCTCCGTTGTTACTTGTCCACTCTAATTGCAAGTCATtgtcaatctatatatatatatatatatacacacacacagagagagaataGTGAAAAGCTTTATTCTTTCTCATGAACGATTCCAGTTcaaagtagtatatatatagatgattcATTAAAGCAAAGCAATCTTAGCCAGCCAGGACTTCCACACcccatgtatatataaatgcatatatcatcaatcatcatcaccatctttaGTACTAAAACTACATACTGAGATGAGTATACCCACAAAATCAGAAGCAGCTTTAGATATCATGAAGAAGGAGTACTATCCAGAGACATGGACAGGAGGGCTACATAGAGTTCTATGTATGCAAGGAGGAGATGATGATGGTAGTTATGCTAAGAACTCCGAAGCCCCGGCCTCCGCAATCACCTTGTGTAAACCAATGCTTTTAACAGCAATTCAATCAATGAAGCTCTTCTTCAATAACAACGAAGAAGGGGCTGATCATGATTCCCTAAGAATAGCTGACTTGGGTTGTGCAACTGGGTACAACACTTTGGCCACAATTGACATGGTTGTCGAAAGCTTGAGGCTGCGCTATGCGAAAGAGTGCAGCCTTGAGCCTGAATTTGAGGCTTTCTTCTCTGATCTTCCTTCCAATGATTTCAACTCTCTGTTCAAGTCATTGTCTGctaagaaatcaaggaattaCTATGCTGCCGGTGTTCCTGGATCGTTCTATTATCGCCTTTTCGCGAAACGAAAGCTTCATATTGCTGTCAGCTTGAGTGCCTTGCACTGGCTCTCCCAGGTACACTGTGCATGTACTATTCCATTATCGTCTTGAAAGTTGACTTCCGCTGCTGCGCAGTTTATAAGCTATCTTATTTCGCAGTTTATAAGCTGAGTAGAATCGTTTTGAACAGTACGTAGTACATGATGATACTGTATAATTACAAAGGCGAAGAAATAGTAAGCAGTTCGATTAAGATTATGTCTTTGAATTAGTTTCTACGATGAATCAGATTCCGGATGCAGTGGTAGACAAGGCGTCGCCAGCGTGGAACAAAGGGCGAGCGTGGATTGATGGAGCGAAGGAGGAGGTAGTGGAAGCATACGCAAAGCAATCAGAGAAGGACATGGAAGACTTTTTGAGGTGCAGGAAAGAAGAGATATTACAAGGAGGAATACTGTTTATGTTGATGGGAGGAAGGCCTGGATCGCAGCCGCCGGAGAATCAGTTGGGTGATCCAGATTCAAGAGCTAAGCATCCTTTCACCAATTCAATGGATCAAGCTTGGCAAGACCTAGTAAATGAGGTACTTACAAGCTCTCTGACTCGATCTTTTGCATTCGTTGCAAAACTtcctcttattattattattccaaCTGGTTAATTTTCAGATGCTTCACCCACCCTTTGGCTTTTTTTTCGCTTCTTTCGTTTTCTCCCTTTATAATTCCTTTAATATgtgctttgaagtttgaaatttTTTGTGATAGTTAGCTAGGTTGGCAGCATAAAGTCTTAAACCCGACGTCAACCTAGCtccattttttcaaattttttcacTCACGAATCAATACGTGGATTTTATAATCGAATTATGAGCTAATAGCAATGGAGTTTCTCAACAaacaagttttttgattgggatgTTGAAGTTGAGTGTGGTTACTCCTGATAAATGCGGGATGTCACAAGTTCAACTCTTACGTTTAGAAGTTATTTCTCGCACGGGTTTCGACCCGATCTTTCTTATCGCCAGTGTGGAACGGGTTGGATTGACTACCCGAGTTTAGAAATGACCCAAATGTCCGATGGGCATGTTGGATTGGGAAATTcttggttacccaaaaaaaatgaagtttcTGCTCGTACTTATTAATTTGACCTAATTATTCGTGTATAATAGTACTATTTGCCAACCAAATACAAtgattaatgatttttttttttggttgaaggGTTTGATAGATGAGGAAACTAGAGATGGGTTCAACATTCCAGCATACATGAGAAGCATGGAAGAGGTagaaaatgcaataagaaaATGTGGTGGTTTTGAGATACAAAGAATGGAGTACAAGACACTCGTGGAGCATTCGGAGGATAAACAACAAGAGTGGATTAAGGATCCGGTTTCCTACGGTAGAGCCAAAGCCAACCTGGTAAGAGCCACTCTAAGGCCCATTGTTGAGGCCCACTTAGGCCCATACCTCTCCGATCAACTATTCAAGCGGTTTGAGGAGAGAGTTTCTTCCGATTTTACCCTCCTCCACAAGACCATTTTTTATGGTGTTATTGTTGTTTGTGCTGTCAGAATATGAGACCAGAACCAAGTACAAAAACCtagagagataaaaaaaaaatagagtgaaAATAAACATTACCCAGTTTGGGGAATGTTGGGCATGCCATGACTGGCTGTCACCTCCAATAGTTTAAACTCATACAAAGAAAATTGCACTTGTTCACTTCTTGTCAGTTTGTATCACTGAATTAACCTGATTGTGTAATACGAGAATTAGTCATACAAGTTTGCACTCTAGACAtatgatatattgatataaGTCTAACCTCGGATCGTCAAGAACGTAggcacaaaaatttctcacttgatgaCAAGATAAGGTAGGGCTTTAGACACCAAACCTGCTCAAGACAccataactttttttattttcttacacCTAATGCATAAGTTCAGTAGCTCAGGCCCGAGCCTAAAATTAGtccaaaaatcaatcaaaataaattCCTAACAAATTTCCTCCTTCCTCTCCCTCGCGCATCAACATGCACGCACACGACACGTTAGAATCGTCTCATTttgcgggggggggggggggggggttcccCAATAAGACACCACTTTACAGTGACGCTTTGAGCACTAAAGTGGTTAGGGCTAGCCCTGTCAAACCATTAGAAGTATTGTCCATACTTAGGTCCCAAACAATCGTGTAGCTTTGTCATTTTAAAAGATGTCTCAAGTGTTATTATGTTGAGTcacatttataaatcatattgtTTGGTCTTCATCAGGGATTGTGGGACTTTAAAATgcctttttaacattttttttgactGAATGTTGTTGGGCTCTTGCAAACCTTTTCAAAAGGAATTGGGTCCAAACAAAGACATTTTAGGCATCAAGCCCGCTTCGATCTAGGTCGGTCTTTTCGTGAAAATTAGATCCCAATTTACCTCCTCAGGCCCGGTCCACACCATAATAAAGAATAAGAAAGAATTTATTGCAATTTTGGGAAGGGTAAGTAGTACAACATTAAAAAGCCCATTTAAGACTTTAAATGATGGAATTAGACAAAAATATGACGGGGCTAGTGATCTTGACAATCACATCGAAACGAGTCTTCTAATAAGTTTTGCGCAATTATGAAAATATGACTTTTGAATCCTACTAGTCGATTTCTTTGTAATTACTCTTGCCATTACATTCGAGATTGATCTACTAACTTAGGGATTCAAAATTTGTGTGTTTAGTTTAGAATGTGAAGATatgaatcaaagaaaaatgcatcctatttgcatatatttaacgtgtgtgtatatttatgtatgcatattcCATAAATAGCAATGAAAAGGTGAGCAAGAGCATGCATAGTGTTAGGACAAGAACAActgaattgaacaaaaactgtCCCTAACCGGTAAAAGTGGAGACCAAATAACATTGAGAGGAACAACGCAAAACAATGACAACCGTGAACACAGAGAACTTTGCGGGTCTTGAATGGTTACAAATTCTCCATTAATATGATATAAGAAAGCCCAACCTATATATGGGACAAGCAGTAGCTGCAGAAGCCAAATCTTCTTCAACTTTCATAGATAGATATATAGACATTTACAGACACATAGAATTGGGTATTAGGGAAGTGCAAAAACATCATGGATGGGGTGATTTTAGTGTTATTGCTCTGCCTCGCAGCGGGGACTGTGTCGATGGTTCGAGGTGAAGATCCTTACATTTTCTTCACATGGAATATCACTTACGGCACCATCTCTCCTCTGGGAGTTCCTCAACAAGCTATTATGATCAACAATCAGTTTCCAGGACCCAATATCAACTCTACTAGCAACAACAACGTTGTTGTCAATGTCTTCAACAATCTCGACGAGCCATTCCTTCTCACCTGGTAATAATTTTGTTCTCTTGTTAGAATTAGTACTTAATGGAACGTCAAGATCCTCAAGTTTTGTTTATAATGTCTGCAGGACGGGCATCCAGCAGAGGAAGAATTCATGGCAAGACGGTGTGCTTGGAACGAATTGCCCGATCGCTCCTGGCACCAACTACACCTACCATTTCCAGGTAAAGGATCAGATTGGGAGCTACATTTACTACCCAAGTGTGGGGATGCATAGAGCAATTGGTGGCTTCGGTGGCCTCCGAATCAACAGTCGTTTGCTCATCCCCGTCCCTTACCCCGATCCAGAGGACGACTACACTGTCATAATCAATGACTGGTACACCAAGACCCTCAAAACTCTCACAAAGTTGTTGGAGAGTGGGAAATCAATTGGTCGGCCTGAGGGTGTGTTGATCAATGGGCAAGCCGCTAAGGGAGACGGCAAGGACAAGCCTCTCTTCACAATGAAGCCTGGGAAGACCTACAAGTACAGAATTTGCAATGCTGGGATCAAGACATCAGTCAATTTCAGGATCCAGAAGCATAACATGAAGCTTGTGGAGATGGAAGGCTCCCACGTTGTGCAAAACATATACGAGTCCCTCGACGTCCACGCTGGGCAATGCTATTCGGTTCTGGTGACAGCTGATAAAGAACCAAAGGACTATTACATGGTAGCTTCCACCAGATTCACCAAGAATGTCCTAACTTCAAAGGGAATTATGCGCTACGAAGGCGGTAAAGGCCCTGCCTCTCCTGAACTCCCTGAAGCCCCGGTTGGTTGGGCTTGGTCTCTCAACCAGTTCCGCACCTTCCGCTGGAACCTCACGGCCAGTGCTGCCAGGCCTAATCCCCAAGGCTCATACCACTACGGTGCCATCAACATTACCCGAACAATCAAGCTTGTGAACACAGTTGATAGGTCCGGTGGCAAGCTTCGCTACGCGCTCAATGGAGTCTCTCACGTCGATGTTCCAACCCCACTTAAGCTTGCGGAGTACTATGGAATCACAGACAAGGTCTTCAAGTATGACAGCATCCCAGATGAACCTCCGGCCAAGATCGAAAAGGTGACCGTACAACCCAATGTCAACAACGTCACCTTCCGTACCTTTGTGGAAATCATCTTCGAGAACCATGAGAAGAGCATGCAGTCTTATCACTTGAGCGGATACTCATTCTTCGCTGTCGCGTAAGTATACAACTCCTAAGCATTGTCATTGATATGCCTTGCTCTGTTTTATTcaattgatatatatttttacgCAGAATTGAGCCAGGAACTTGGGCTccagagaagaggaagaactaCAACCTCCTCGATGCGATTAGCAGGCACACAATCCAAGTCTTCCCCAACTCATGGGCTGCAATTCTTCTGACATTCGACAACGCCGGAATGTGGAACCTGAGGTCTGAGATATGGGAGAGGAACTACCTCGGACAGCAACTATACATCAGTGTTTTGTCCCCAGAACGATCACTGAGAGATGAGTACAATGTCCCTGACAATGCAATACTTTGTGGGCTGGTCAAGGACATGCCCAAGCCACCTCCTTACAGCATCTAATCAAACTTGCACAAGAATTAAAAAGATTCACGCACTCTCTCATGGAGAGCTAGTCAAGAGacagagatgatgatgatgatgatgttgcagAGTGTGTAGATGATGGTAACGAATAAGGAGGGTTATGGTTTATTgttaaaaatcaaatattacaatttttgttGTCTTGGATTTGTTTAAATATATACTCTCATTCGTCTCTTGATTTATTTTGGagattttttatgtttatgctTAATATATAAGTTTCCCTTACTCAATGCTTGGGCTGAGTTCGATCAACCATATTTATAACCAAAAAATGGGTCAATCGTGTATTCTTAAAAATATTGGCATGATTGTAAAACAACAACACTAATCACGTCAATGCCACTCACGTGAATATATTGAGGCCCATAAATATTAGTAATGGGCCCATTTGAATAAGCTCGTTGGGGCCGAAGTGTAAAGATAAATTAGGTAATAAGCTCGGCCGAAAACATGTTATTATTGAACACCTTCTTTAAAGATCGTTAGGCCAAAGTCCTTGTCTTTTGGATGGGCTTTGAGGCCAAATTTTGAAAGTCCAGTAAATTTTCACAATAGCCCACATCTGTTTGCCTAAGGCCTATCCCATCATTAATTTGGGCTTTTAATTGATGCCCAGTGACCCAATCTCATAACTGCATGTGTGTAAGTAAGTCGAaccattttaaattaaaaaaatttaatatttaaattggaACAGTTGCATCACCCCTTCGGACTTGCGAGTTCTGATTGATTCGGAAGTCTGTTGAAGTTGAGAGTTGTCTTAGGTGGGTCACATATAAAAAACCCAAATTCCACCATCAAACCTCTTTTATTTTCATCGTTGCGTCGTTCCTCTgcgcctctctctctccctgctACAATCATAAGCCTACAATCATAAGGTACGTTGTTTcttcaaaaaccctaatttttgttTGGGGATTTTATTATGTTGTTTCAGCATATACCCTAATTAATTCACGTTAGCTATGTTTTGGCATTCGGTAGTACGCTTGTCAGCTCTAGCCTCCCCTTATCAAACCATTCATGTGTTTGCTAGCTAGATTGATTGGGGATCCACACACTACGCCATCTGATTGTCAATATTATTCTATTTTACCCAAAACTCAAATTCTATCAAGAGTTTGCTCAAAAACAAAATACTTGCTTGTACcctattttatttacatatgtACTACGAGAGTGATCTAAGATGCAGTGCAAGGTAGGTTTCTCAAGTgttgtttcaatttttattttatttttttgaaaaggagTGTTCGTTTCAATTTTCTCAATTATttatacatgtgtatatatatttatttttatattatactcttgagtttttttttcaatttgttctccttttttataattatttatttgtatatatgtttataatttaATTACCAGGGGATGGGGTTGGTGTTGCAACTCCCTATAAGGCATAGGGCTGGATTGAAAGAGAATCAAGGAGGATGGTCTGACGTTCATGAGGATATATTATCCTTGATTAAGGCGAGATTATGTTATGTTGACCAATTACGATTCAACTCAGTTTGCAGGGGCTGGCGCTCTGTTTCTAATGTACATCCTGCAGATAAATGGCCGT encodes the following:
- the LOC119993061 gene encoding transcription factor Pur-alpha 1-like: MEGNSGGSGGGGGGNDVELLCKTLQVEHKLFYFDLKENPRGQYLKISEKTSATRSTIIVPSSGISWFLDLFNYYVNSDDQDVFSKELQLDTKVFYFDIGENRRGRFLKVSEASVSRNRSTIIVPAGNTRDEGWAAFRNILAEINEAARLFMLPKQQSSEASERLVGLSDDVGAGFIPGHCSQPASSSELDVDRPVELPAHDETELSKVIRVDQKRFFFDLGSNNRGHFLRISEVAGTDRSSIILPLSGLKQLHETIGHFVEITKDRMEGMTGANVRTVDLPQR
- the LOC119993641 gene encoding gibberellic acid methyltransferase 2-like, giving the protein MSIPTKSEAALDIMKKEYYPETWTGGLHRVLCMQGGDDDGSYAKNSEAPASAITLCKPMLLTAIQSMKLFFNNNEEGADHDSLRIADLGCATGYNTLATIDMVVESLRLRYAKECSLEPEFEAFFSDLPSNDFNSLFKSLSAKKSRNYYAAGVPGSFYYRLFAKRKLHIAVSLSALHWLSQIPDAVVDKASPAWNKGRAWIDGAKEEVVEAYAKQSEKDMEDFLRCRKEEILQGGILFMLMGGRPGSQPPENQLGDPDSRAKHPFTNSMDQAWQDLVNEGLIDEETRDGFNIPAYMRSMEEVENAIRKCGGFEIQRMEYKTLVEHSEDKQQEWIKDPVSYGRAKANLVRATLRPIVEAHLGPYLSDQLFKRFEERVSSDFTLLHKTIFYGVIVVCAVRI
- the LOC119993855 gene encoding L-ascorbate oxidase homolog — protein: MDGVILVLLLCLAAGTVSMVRGEDPYIFFTWNITYGTISPLGVPQQAIMINNQFPGPNINSTSNNNVVVNVFNNLDEPFLLTWTGIQQRKNSWQDGVLGTNCPIAPGTNYTYHFQVKDQIGSYIYYPSVGMHRAIGGFGGLRINSRLLIPVPYPDPEDDYTVIINDWYTKTLKTLTKLLESGKSIGRPEGVLINGQAAKGDGKDKPLFTMKPGKTYKYRICNAGIKTSVNFRIQKHNMKLVEMEGSHVVQNIYESLDVHAGQCYSVLVTADKEPKDYYMVASTRFTKNVLTSKGIMRYEGGKGPASPELPEAPVGWAWSLNQFRTFRWNLTASAARPNPQGSYHYGAINITRTIKLVNTVDRSGGKLRYALNGVSHVDVPTPLKLAEYYGITDKVFKYDSIPDEPPAKIEKVTVQPNVNNVTFRTFVEIIFENHEKSMQSYHLSGYSFFAVAIEPGTWAPEKRKNYNLLDAISRHTIQVFPNSWAAILLTFDNAGMWNLRSEIWERNYLGQQLYISVLSPERSLRDEYNVPDNAILCGLVKDMPKPPPYSI